One genomic segment of Candidatus Methylomirabilota bacterium includes these proteins:
- a CDS encoding lipid A biosynthesis acyltransferase, with product MKSKDRGGIAAYLEYLLVAGLARGMVYLPSSMAYSIGEGLGATLYRLDHKHRSIAQDNLRRAFHGELSSREVAELTRSTFVNLGRTVVETCRMLKIDRDNFRQFIRIEGYEHFEEAKRRGKGIIYITAHLGSWELLPLASALMGEPLSIVTRPLDNPYLDRAVTRMRTAWGTRVLPKKRVMSTLVHTLLRGESIGILMDQNITWKEGVFVDFFGMPACTALAPALLAMRTDASVLPAAIVRHGRDRHTVLVEQAVPLIRTGHLKADVVANTASFTKAIEGLVRKAPSQWLWVHRRWKTQPHADYPTPYTLHPTPDPLHSEP from the coding sequence ATGAAGTCCAAGGATCGTGGCGGGATTGCCGCCTATCTGGAGTATCTCCTTGTGGCCGGACTGGCCAGGGGTATGGTGTACCTGCCGTCATCCATGGCCTATTCTATCGGTGAGGGGCTTGGGGCGACACTGTACCGCCTCGACCACAAGCACCGGTCGATCGCCCAGGACAACCTGCGCCGGGCCTTTCATGGTGAGCTGTCATCTCGAGAGGTCGCCGAACTGACCCGTTCGACCTTCGTCAATTTGGGCCGAACCGTTGTGGAGACCTGCCGGATGCTCAAGATTGATCGGGACAATTTCCGACAATTCATCCGGATCGAAGGATATGAGCACTTTGAGGAAGCCAAGCGCCGGGGCAAGGGGATCATCTATATTACCGCCCACTTGGGATCATGGGAACTGCTGCCGCTTGCGTCCGCCCTGATGGGAGAGCCGCTGTCCATTGTGACGCGGCCCCTCGACAATCCCTATCTCGATCGCGCCGTCACACGGATGCGGACCGCCTGGGGAACGAGGGTGCTGCCGAAGAAGCGGGTGATGTCGACGCTGGTGCACACACTGCTGCGTGGAGAGAGTATCGGGATCCTGATGGACCAGAACATCACCTGGAAAGAGGGGGTGTTTGTCGATTTCTTCGGGATGCCGGCCTGTACGGCCTTGGCGCCCGCCCTTTTAGCCATGAGAACCGACGCATCGGTGCTTCCTGCCGCGATCGTCCGACACGGGCGGGATCGGCACACCGTCCTTGTGGAGCAAGCGGTCCCGTTGATCAGGACCGGGCATCTCAAGGCGGACGTGGTGGCCAACACGGCGTCCTTCACCAAGGCGATTGAGGGGTTGGTCCGGAAGGCGCCGTCCCAGTGGCTGTGGGTGCACCGTCGATGGAAGACCCAACCGCACGCCGACTACCCGACACCCTATACCCTCCATCCTACACCCGACCCCCTACACTCAGAGCCATGA
- the lpxK gene encoding tetraacyldisaccharide 4'-kinase: MKGIEALSTWTLRCMAAPPGPWSAQAWLACLRPVSRAYGAAVSLRTALYAHGLARTRRLPIPVLSVGNLSVGGSGKTPCVEMLAGRLRERGHRVVIILRGYRGGSTAPTIVSDGSRVRCEPPIAADEAYLLARHLPDVAVLTGADRYRVGRLALEQVQCGVIILDDGFQHLGLHRDLDIVLIDAANPLGYGRLLPSGLLREPPEALGRADMVILTNADGGGELGPAIQVVRQYAPTVPIAAATHRPVGLIDVRSGQALGLETLTGRRLLAVSGIANPDRFETTLKRLGTVVAAHHRLPDHHRYVASDLRLIREAAEQVGASMIVTTEKDMVKLARLNVAELGVPLYAVSISLELLEGAELLDAMLSRLVSARAS; the protein is encoded by the coding sequence GTGAAAGGGATTGAGGCGCTGTCGACCTGGACGCTGCGCTGCATGGCGGCGCCCCCGGGACCATGGTCCGCGCAGGCCTGGCTTGCGTGCCTGCGTCCGGTATCGCGTGCGTATGGAGCCGCCGTCTCGCTTCGAACGGCACTGTATGCGCATGGTCTTGCCAGGACGCGCCGACTTCCGATTCCGGTATTGAGCGTCGGCAACCTGAGCGTCGGCGGTAGCGGAAAGACCCCGTGTGTTGAGATGCTGGCCGGCCGGTTGCGCGAACGAGGCCACCGGGTCGTCATTATCTTACGGGGGTATCGGGGCGGCTCAACGGCGCCGACGATCGTCAGCGACGGCAGCCGTGTCCGGTGCGAGCCGCCGATCGCGGCCGACGAGGCCTATCTGCTGGCCAGGCATCTGCCCGATGTTGCCGTCTTGACCGGTGCCGATCGCTATCGGGTCGGCAGGCTGGCGCTTGAGCAGGTCCAGTGCGGCGTCATTATTCTGGATGACGGGTTTCAGCATCTCGGGCTCCACCGCGATCTGGACATCGTGCTGATTGATGCGGCGAATCCCCTCGGATACGGCCGACTGTTGCCTTCCGGACTACTGCGGGAGCCGCCGGAGGCGCTCGGACGGGCCGATATGGTGATCCTGACGAACGCCGACGGCGGAGGCGAGCTGGGGCCCGCCATCCAGGTTGTTCGGCAGTACGCGCCGACCGTCCCGATCGCTGCGGCGACCCATCGCCCTGTGGGCCTGATCGACGTCAGGAGCGGACAGGCATTGGGCCTTGAGACGTTGACCGGACGGCGACTGCTGGCGGTGTCCGGTATCGCCAATCCGGACCGGTTTGAAACGACGCTGAAGCGGCTCGGGACGGTCGTTGCGGCGCACCACCGCCTTCCAGATCACCACCGCTACGTCGCCTCCGATCTGAGGCTGATCCGCGAAGCGGCCGAACAGGTCGGTGCCTCCATGATAGTGACGACGGAAAAGGATATGGTAAAATTGGCACGCCTGAACGTCGCGGAGCTGGGTGTTCCTCTGTACGCCGTATCGATCTCACTTGAATTGCTCGAGGGCGCTGAACTGTTGGATGCCATGTTGAGCCGCCTGGTATCGGCACGCGCGTCATGA
- a CDS encoding 3-deoxy-D-manno-octulosonic acid transferase, which produces MERIDDDRQVRMYAAYSFLLTVVLLAWLPSLLLRIARSRRYRDGWWERLGHYPEALRSRLHGGQPVWIHAVSVGEVGAASILVNRWIGRRPTSPFIVSTVTATGREVAGRMLPQAEAVVYFPIDLPNVVQRALTNVRPRLVLLTETEIWPNFLRACTMSRIPVAVINGRLSERSLSRYRLVRPLIRRVLQGIDLFCMQTDADAMRILALGASPARVHVVGNLKFDAALHGDAATLAERWRRELQIDTQQPVLVAGSTHAGEEETLLRAFRQLQGEFADLLLILAPRHPERVAQVESAVAGHGLRAVRRSTLPHGANGAKEVILVDTVGELSTLYAVGSVGFVGGSLIPRGGHNLLEPALYGRPVLFGPHMENFREISSYFLEQRAAVQVSGPEDLVTQLAGLLRDPAAREQMGQAAAAVLSAHQGACERTVALLERLAT; this is translated from the coding sequence TTGGAACGGATCGATGACGACCGCCAGGTCAGGATGTATGCTGCCTACTCTTTTTTGCTGACCGTTGTTCTGCTGGCCTGGTTACCCTCCCTCTTACTGAGGATCGCTCGCAGCCGCCGCTACCGGGACGGTTGGTGGGAGCGTCTGGGTCATTATCCTGAGGCGCTGCGCTCGCGGCTTCACGGCGGACAGCCTGTCTGGATCCATGCCGTATCGGTAGGGGAGGTGGGCGCCGCCTCCATCCTGGTCAATCGGTGGATCGGCCGTCGGCCAACGTCCCCCTTTATCGTCTCCACAGTTACGGCAACCGGACGAGAGGTGGCCGGACGGATGCTCCCGCAGGCGGAGGCCGTCGTCTACTTTCCGATCGATCTTCCGAACGTCGTCCAGCGAGCTCTGACCAACGTCAGACCTCGTCTCGTCCTTCTCACCGAGACCGAAATCTGGCCGAATTTTCTTCGCGCCTGTACGATGTCACGGATTCCGGTCGCCGTTATCAACGGCAGACTGTCGGAACGTTCGTTGTCACGGTACCGCCTTGTCCGACCCCTCATCCGTCGGGTCCTGCAGGGTATTGATCTCTTCTGTATGCAAACCGACGCCGATGCGATGCGGATCCTTGCATTGGGCGCGAGCCCTGCACGTGTGCATGTCGTGGGCAATCTTAAGTTCGATGCCGCCCTTCACGGTGACGCCGCAACGCTCGCCGAACGGTGGCGTCGGGAGCTTCAGATCGACACGCAGCAACCGGTGCTGGTGGCGGGGAGCACCCATGCGGGTGAGGAGGAGACGCTGCTCCGGGCCTTTCGTCAACTCCAGGGCGAGTTTGCCGATCTGCTGCTTATTCTGGCGCCGCGCCATCCTGAGCGTGTGGCGCAGGTCGAATCAGCGGTCGCCGGCCATGGGCTGCGCGCGGTGAGACGGAGCACCTTGCCGCACGGGGCAAACGGCGCCAAAGAGGTGATCCTTGTAGATACGGTCGGCGAACTGTCGACACTCTATGCGGTGGGGAGCGTTGGCTTTGTCGGGGGAAGCCTGATCCCTCGCGGCGGCCACAACCTGCTTGAACCGGCCCTCTACGGTCGTCCGGTGCTGTTTGGCCCGCACATGGAGAACTTTCGGGAGATCAGCTCGTATTTTCTTGAACAACGAGCGGCGGTCCAGGTGAGTGGTCCGGAGGACCTTGTCACGCAGCTTGCCGGACTCCTGCGTGATCCCGCAGCCAGAGAGCAGATGGGCCAGGCGGCCGCGGCGGTCCTGTCGGCCCACCAGGGCGCGTGCGAACGGACCGTCGCCCTTCTTGAGCGATTGGCGACGTGA
- a CDS encoding lipid-A-disaccharide synthase, whose translation MRGGRILIVAGEPSGDLHAAGVVTELLRRAPSLTIEGIGGDRMRQAGVRLHVHAGDLAVVGLVEVAARLPAIWRAYRGMTRYLREQRPDLVILVDFPDFNLRLARAASRLGIPVVYFIGPQVWAWRAGRIRLIARYVRRLLVIFPFEEEFYRERGVEALYVGHPILDRSLSFLSTGEARRRLELDGEAPVLGLLPGSRVGELTRHLPILLRTAKQLMTEHSDLRVMIAAADGLPLDLIGACLKQEGVSARVTQGRSCEVMAASDLILVASGTATLEAAVIGTPMVIVYRLAFLSWLLGHMLIRVPYIGMVNLVARRRVAPELIQFDATPKRIADEARPLLLSAEFRNRMRRELQQIRDRLGPPGASGRAAEAILECMRSGVPEEMAVQRG comes from the coding sequence ATGCGAGGTGGTCGAATCCTGATCGTGGCAGGCGAGCCCTCGGGGGATCTGCATGCCGCCGGGGTCGTGACCGAGCTGCTTCGTCGCGCGCCCTCGCTGACGATAGAGGGGATCGGAGGAGACCGGATGCGCCAGGCGGGTGTCCGTCTCCATGTACATGCAGGTGACCTCGCCGTGGTGGGCCTCGTCGAGGTAGCCGCCAGGCTTCCTGCCATCTGGCGGGCGTACCGGGGTATGACCCGGTATCTGCGCGAGCAACGCCCGGATCTGGTCATCCTCGTCGATTTTCCCGATTTCAACCTGAGGCTCGCCCGTGCGGCGTCCCGACTCGGGATCCCTGTCGTCTACTTTATCGGGCCGCAGGTGTGGGCGTGGCGTGCGGGTCGGATACGGTTGATCGCACGATATGTTCGGCGTCTGCTGGTCATCTTTCCGTTCGAGGAGGAGTTCTATCGCGAAAGAGGGGTCGAGGCCCTCTACGTCGGTCATCCGATCCTGGATCGGTCCCTCTCGTTCCTGTCAACCGGTGAGGCGCGTCGCCGTCTGGAGCTGGATGGGGAGGCCCCGGTGCTGGGGCTGCTGCCAGGCAGCCGCGTCGGTGAGTTGACGCGGCACCTGCCCATCCTGCTTCGAACGGCAAAACAATTGATGACGGAGCATTCGGATCTGCGCGTCATGATCGCCGCGGCCGATGGGTTGCCCCTCGACCTCATCGGCGCCTGCCTGAAGCAGGAGGGGGTGTCGGCCAGGGTGACGCAGGGACGGAGCTGCGAGGTGATGGCTGCCTCCGATCTGATCCTGGTCGCATCGGGGACGGCCACACTGGAGGCGGCGGTCATTGGCACCCCGATGGTGATTGTGTATCGTCTCGCATTCCTCTCATGGCTGCTGGGCCATATGTTGATCAGGGTTCCGTACATCGGCATGGTGAATCTGGTGGCGAGACGTCGGGTGGCGCCCGAGTTGATTCAATTCGACGCGACGCCCAAGCGGATTGCCGATGAAGCGCGCCCGCTGCTTCTGTCGGCGGAATTCCGCAACCGGATGCGACGGGAGCTTCAGCAGATACGGGATCGTTTGGGGCCGCCTGGGGCATCGGGCCGGGCGGCGGAGGCGATCCTTGAGTGTATGCGGTCCGGCGTTCCGGAGGAGATGGCGGTCCAGAGAGGGTAA
- a CDS encoding UDP-N-acetyl-D-glucosamine dehydrogenase produces MNNGKNGHPVRVGVVGVGYVGHHHARIYSELPNVELVGVVDIDDNRLHEVGQRHQVRLCRDYRELMKRVDAVSVAVPTLLHYPIAKEFLECGVDVLVEKPIAQYPAQADELVEIARDDDRIFQVGHSERFNGAVKALRTVVRNPGFIECHRLGPFAHRNIDVDVVLDLMIHDIDIVLNLIKSPVTEVTAVGVPVISDQVDIANARLQFESGCVANLTASRVSVERVRRVRIFQRDTVISLDYSQQEIAIYHRIPGTGGTAIEAVRTIVREDIVIDKAEPLRVELESFIECVRTRKRPLVSGEEGRDALKVASQIVEQL; encoded by the coding sequence ATGAATAACGGGAAAAACGGTCATCCGGTACGAGTGGGCGTGGTCGGTGTGGGCTATGTGGGACATCACCACGCGCGCATCTACTCCGAACTGCCGAATGTTGAATTGGTCGGGGTCGTTGATATTGACGACAACCGCCTGCACGAGGTGGGGCAGCGTCATCAGGTCCGACTTTGCCGCGATTACCGCGAGCTCATGAAAAGGGTCGATGCCGTCAGTGTAGCCGTACCGACCCTGCTCCACTATCCGATTGCGAAGGAGTTCCTGGAATGTGGGGTCGACGTCCTGGTGGAGAAGCCGATTGCGCAGTACCCCGCCCAGGCCGACGAACTGGTCGAGATTGCCAGGGATGACGATCGAATCTTTCAGGTCGGCCACAGCGAGCGATTCAACGGCGCGGTCAAGGCGCTGCGCACTGTGGTCAGAAATCCAGGCTTCATCGAATGCCACCGACTCGGCCCGTTTGCCCACCGCAATATCGACGTTGATGTTGTCCTCGATCTGATGATTCACGACATCGATATCGTGTTGAACCTGATCAAGTCGCCTGTTACGGAGGTGACGGCTGTCGGCGTTCCGGTCATCTCCGATCAGGTGGACATCGCCAATGCGCGGCTGCAGTTCGAGTCCGGGTGCGTCGCCAACCTGACCGCCAGTCGAGTCAGCGTCGAGCGGGTCAGGCGGGTGCGGATCTTTCAGCGCGACACCGTCATCTCGCTCGACTACTCGCAGCAGGAGATCGCCATCTATCATCGGATTCCGGGGACAGGCGGTACGGCGATTGAGGCCGTTCGGACGATCGTGAGGGAAGATATCGTCATCGATAAGGCAGAGCCGCTCCGCGTTGAGCTCGAAAGTTTTATCGAGTGCGTTCGGACGAGAAAACGGCCTCTGGTCTCTGGAGAGGAGGGCCGGGACGCCCTGAAGGTCGCCTCTCAGATTGTGGAGCAGTTGTAG
- a CDS encoding DUF1009 domain-containing protein → MERLGIIAGGGPLPIVAARDARMQGLKVVAVAVEEAASPGLADEVDTICWVGAGQLGRLIATLKREKITDAVMLGKIPLDLLFSRAKIDLAGLLFYWKLKDRRGDTILAGVGDQLRQEGITVHDCRRFLSSIVLQKGVLTARPATSEEQHDISFGRELARSMAQLRIGQTVVVKRRTVLAVEAIEGTDAAIRRGGKLGNGGVVVVKVGRPDQDMRFDLPVVGPETMIALEEAGATALALDADHTLMLERDKVVAAADRLGLAIVTD, encoded by the coding sequence ATGGAGCGTCTTGGAATAATAGCCGGCGGCGGTCCGCTCCCGATTGTGGCCGCGCGGGATGCCCGCATGCAGGGGTTGAAGGTTGTGGCGGTGGCCGTGGAGGAGGCGGCGTCTCCTGGTTTGGCTGACGAGGTCGACACGATCTGTTGGGTAGGGGCTGGGCAGCTTGGACGGTTGATCGCGACGCTGAAGCGTGAAAAGATCACCGATGCCGTTATGCTCGGAAAGATCCCGCTGGATCTGCTCTTTTCGCGTGCTAAGATCGATCTGGCCGGGCTGTTGTTCTATTGGAAGCTCAAAGATCGGCGCGGCGATACCATCCTTGCGGGCGTAGGCGACCAGTTAAGACAGGAGGGGATCACCGTCCACGATTGTCGGCGGTTTCTTTCTTCAATTGTATTGCAAAAGGGGGTATTGACCGCACGGCCGGCCACATCTGAGGAGCAGCACGATATCAGCTTTGGCAGAGAACTGGCCCGCTCGATGGCACAGTTGCGGATCGGTCAGACGGTCGTGGTGAAACGCCGCACGGTACTGGCCGTGGAAGCGATCGAGGGAACCGATGCCGCGATTCGTCGCGGCGGCAAACTCGGAAATGGGGGGGTCGTGGTCGTGAAGGTTGGGCGCCCTGATCAGGATATGCGTTTCGATCTCCCGGTTGTCGGGCCGGAGACGATGATAGCCCTCGAAGAGGCGGGAGCAACCGCGTTGGCCCTGGATGCCGATCATACCCTGATGCTTGAGCGAGACAAGGTCGTGGCAGCAGCCGACCGGCTTGGATTGGCGATTGTAACGGACTAG
- a CDS encoding acyl-[acyl-carrier-protein]--UDP-N-acetylglucosamine O-acyltransferase: MTQIHPSAVVAPDAKLAPDCSVGAFSIIGPDITVGSGTVIGSHVLIEGITEIGERCQIFSHVVLGAAPQISQDRGERTRLVIGDETVIREFASVHRGSAKGRGVTVLGCRNYIMAYAHIAHDCVVHDDVVVASQAGLAGHVEVGARAVIGGQTGIHQFVRIGQYAMVGACSAVLQDIPPFLKAQGNRAKCYGLNTVGLRRHEISEEAIIRLKQAYRLLFLSHLNTSQALERIASEVISCREIDQLTHFIKVSARGIAR; the protein is encoded by the coding sequence ATGACGCAGATTCATCCTTCAGCGGTGGTAGCGCCGGATGCAAAGCTGGCGCCCGACTGCAGCGTCGGCGCCTTTTCAATCATCGGTCCTGATATAACCGTGGGGTCCGGGACCGTCATCGGCTCGCACGTCCTCATCGAGGGGATCACGGAGATCGGGGAACGGTGCCAGATCTTTTCACACGTCGTACTGGGCGCCGCACCTCAGATCTCCCAGGACAGGGGCGAGCGGACCAGGCTGGTGATCGGTGACGAGACGGTGATCCGGGAGTTTGCCTCGGTGCATCGCGGCTCGGCGAAAGGCAGGGGCGTTACGGTCCTGGGTTGCCGGAACTATATCATGGCCTATGCCCATATCGCCCACGATTGCGTCGTGCACGACGATGTCGTCGTTGCCAGTCAGGCCGGGCTGGCCGGCCACGTCGAGGTGGGAGCGCGGGCGGTCATCGGGGGACAGACAGGCATCCATCAGTTCGTCCGCATCGGGCAGTACGCGATGGTCGGCGCCTGCTCTGCGGTCCTGCAGGATATCCCACCATTCCTCAAGGCACAGGGGAACCGGGCCAAGTGCTATGGGCTGAATACGGTCGGACTTCGTCGTCACGAGATCTCTGAGGAGGCGATCATTCGGCTGAAACAGGCCTATCGGTTGCTCTTCCTCTCCCATCTGAATACATCCCAGGCTCTGGAACGGATCGCATCAGAGGTGATCTCGTGTCGGGAGATCGATCAGTTGACGCACTTCATCAAGGTATCGGCGAGAGGGATCGCCCGTTGA
- the fabZ gene encoding 3-hydroxyacyl-[acyl-carrier-protein] dehydratase FabZ, whose protein sequence is MMDIRQIQEMLPHRYPFLLVDKILEIEPGKRVVGLKNVTINEAFFQGHFPGQPIMPGVLVIEAMAQIGGVLLMRTLNVNAEKKLLYFTGIDRARFRKPVLPGDQVKFEIELLQLRSRNCRMQAMAFVEDKLVAEAELSCIVVDRELPNLPPGVPVVKGEA, encoded by the coding sequence GTGATGGACATACGACAGATTCAAGAGATGCTTCCGCACCGGTATCCCTTCCTGCTGGTCGACAAGATCCTCGAGATCGAGCCGGGCAAGAGGGTGGTGGGGCTCAAGAACGTGACGATCAACGAGGCATTCTTTCAGGGCCATTTTCCTGGACAGCCGATCATGCCCGGTGTGCTGGTGATTGAGGCGATGGCGCAGATCGGGGGCGTCCTGCTGATGCGGACGCTGAATGTGAACGCTGAAAAGAAGCTCCTGTATTTCACCGGTATCGACCGCGCCAGATTTCGCAAGCCCGTACTCCCTGGGGATCAGGTCAAATTCGAGATCGAACTGCTCCAGCTCAGGAGCCGCAACTGCCGCATGCAGGCCATGGCCTTTGTAGAGGATAAGCTGGTTGCGGAGGCGGAATTATCGTGCATTGTCGTCGATCGGGAATTGCCGAACCTCCCGCCAGGGGTCCCTGTGGTGAAGGGAGAGGCATGA
- the lpxD gene encoding UDP-3-O-(3-hydroxymyristoyl)glucosamine N-acyltransferase, whose product MQLRELAERLKCRLIGDGEIEVTRLAPLHEAGEGDLTFVAHSRDLPRLEMCRASAVIVREGGPSCSKPALLTNDPYLTVVEALRLFYTPDRPTPGVHSSSIIHEGVRLGADVAIGPLSVVEAGVTVGRRSIIGAQVYIGKGSHIGVDCRLYPQVMIREGVEIGDRVVIHSGSVIGSDGFGYLRDDRGGRIKVPQAGRVVLEDDVEIGANVTIDRATMGATRVKRGTKIDNLVQIAHNVVVGADTVIAALSGISGSVTIGDRVTLAGQVGIVDHIEIGDDAVVGAQAGVAKSLPAGEVVLGSPAVPHLTFKRSVAAVNRLPHILNTLKRIEARLASLESAAGAEGQAGRTAWSTSERGAQ is encoded by the coding sequence ATGCAATTGAGGGAGCTGGCTGAAAGGCTGAAGTGCCGGCTGATTGGTGACGGTGAGATCGAGGTCACCCGCCTCGCGCCGCTGCACGAGGCGGGTGAGGGCGACCTGACCTTTGTGGCCCACAGCCGCGATCTGCCGAGGCTGGAGATGTGCAGGGCCTCTGCTGTCATTGTGCGCGAAGGGGGGCCGTCCTGCTCGAAGCCGGCGCTACTGACGAACGATCCGTATCTGACCGTCGTCGAGGCCTTGCGCCTCTTCTACACCCCAGACCGTCCAACGCCCGGCGTCCATTCATCGAGTATCATTCATGAAGGGGTACGCCTGGGGGCGGATGTTGCGATCGGACCGCTTTCGGTCGTTGAGGCGGGCGTGACGGTCGGTCGGCGGAGCATCATCGGGGCCCAGGTGTATATCGGGAAGGGCTCTCATATCGGCGTCGATTGCCGGCTCTACCCGCAGGTCATGATCCGGGAGGGTGTCGAGATCGGCGATCGGGTCGTCATCCACAGCGGATCCGTCATTGGAAGCGATGGTTTCGGGTATCTTAGGGACGACCGGGGGGGCCGCATCAAGGTCCCGCAGGCGGGGCGGGTGGTTCTGGAGGACGATGTGGAGATCGGCGCCAACGTGACCATCGACCGGGCCACCATGGGGGCGACGCGGGTCAAGCGGGGCACCAAGATCGACAATCTGGTTCAGATTGCGCACAATGTCGTCGTGGGCGCCGATACGGTGATTGCGGCCCTGAGCGGTATCTCCGGTAGTGTGACCATCGGGGATCGGGTGACGCTGGCCGGTCAGGTCGGGATCGTCGATCATATCGAGATTGGCGATGATGCCGTCGTTGGGGCGCAGGCCGGGGTGGCGAAGAGCCTGCCTGCCGGGGAAGTGGTCCTCGGTTCGCCCGCCGTCCCGCATCTGACGTTTAAGCGCAGCGTCGCTGCAGTCAATCGACTTCCCCATATTCTGAATACGCTTAAACGCATAGAGGCGCGTCTGGCATCGCTGGAGAGCGCCGCTGGAGCCGAGGGGCAGGCGGGACGGACGGCTTGGTCCACGTCCGAGAGGGGAGCCCAGTGA